The genomic window CGAATCGCGCAGCCAGCTCTGAAACTCGGGCGAGGCGCGGTCGAAGGGCAGGGCCACGATTTCGGGCACCTCGTAGGGGTGCAGCGACTTGATGCGGGCTTCGAGGGCCGGGTACTGCTCGCCCACCGTCTTGATGAGCAGCAGCGACTCGGGGTCTTCGGCGACTTCACCGTCCCAGCGGTAGATGCTCTGGATGCCCGGCAGGATATTGACGCACCCGGCGAGCCGCTCGGTCACCAGGGTGCGGGCCAGCTCCTGGGCGCGTTCCGGCGGAAGGGTGACGAGAACGACGAGTGACATGCGGGTCAGCATAGCGCGCAGCCGCCACTGGCCCGTTTGCCGAGCCTTACGGCAAGCGCCGCGAGTCGCAAGTTTCCGGCGGCGTACTCGGCGCCCCACTCGCGACCACTACGGTTTCCCCGACGCGCACAAAGCCCTGGCAGCGCGCCAGAATTTGCAAATACGCCGGGTCCTGCGCCGCCGCCTCGGCGTCCTTGAGCATGTGCAGGTCCGACTGCAAAGCGGCGACCCGGCCCCGCACCTGCTCGGTTTCCTGGGTCCAGGTCCAGCTGCGGTAGACGTTGTTGCCGATTTGAAAGGCCGCCTGCACGCTGCCGAGCAGCAGCAAGAGGCAGGTGATCATCATGGTGAGGGGCAAGCGCCGGAGCTGCCGCGAGCGCAGGCGCCACGTCTCCCGCCAGGTCCGGTGCGCAGAGGGAGCGGGGGAAGGTGAAGCGTCCATCGGAGCCGAGCATAGCAAGGGGAAGGATGAGGACCGGGAGTCCGCCGTGCCGCCCGCTCTGTCCGCCCCGTCAGCCGTGCAGCGCCGACAATGCCGCCCCGACCACCCCGGCGCTCTGACCGAGCTGGGCGCGGCGAATGGTGACGGGCGCGAAGCCCCCGGCGTACTCGTCGGCGGCCTGCTGCACGCCCTGGAAGAAGTAATCGCCCACCGCCGACACACCGCCGCCAATAACGAAGACCTCGGGGTCGATGACTTTTTGCAGGTCGGCGAGCGCGATGCCGATATGCCGCATGGCCTGGGTGACCACCCGGCGGGCGGCGGGGTGGCCCTGCTCGGCGAGGGCAAAAGCCTCGGCGGTAGACACCTCGCGGTTCAGGGCGTAGCTGGCATCCCGCGCAATGGCGGTGCCGCTCGCGACCGCTTCGAGCGCCCCGTCGAGCCCCGCGCCGCTCACCGGGCCACCGGGCTGCACGGTGACGTGCCCGAGTTCGCCCGCTACGCCGTGTCGCCCGCGCCACAGCCGGCCATGCAGGACCAGCCCCGCGCCGATGCCGGTGCTCACGGTCACGTAGATGCTGCTCTCGCTGCCCCGCGCCGCACCAAGATGGGCTTCAGCGAGCGCGGCGGCCTTGGCGTCGTTTTCCAGCACCAGGGTTTGCGCGGCGGTGAGGTGCAGCCGTTCCCGCAGGCCGTCTATGAGCGGCACGTCGGTGAAGCCGTAGATGTTGGGCGCGAACTTGACGCGGGTGCGCTCGGCATTCAGCGGGCCGGGCACGCCCACGCCGATGCTCTGGGCGCCCGGGTGAGCCGCCTGAAGTGCCCGCACCTGCGCCGCCACCGCGTCGAGCACCGCTTCCCAGCCGGTTTCGGGGGTGGGCTGCACCTGCCGCTCGATAAGTTCTTCGCCCCGCAGCACGCCGCAGGCGATTTTGGTGCCGCCCACATCCACGCCGATGCTCAGGGGGGCGGCGCCGCCGGAGACAGGCCGCGTCATGGTTCCCCCTGCGGCGGCTCGCCGGGCGCGGGGCTGGGGTCTTCCCCGAGCAGTTCTAGGGCCTCGTCCCACTGCACCAGCGGCACGTACAGGCCCACATCGCCGAGGTAGCCGCCGGTTTCGATCTCGATCACCGGGCTCGCCATCACCCACTGAAACGGCGTGCGAATCACGCTCACCACGCCGCCCTGCGACAGGGTGCGCCGCCAGCCCTCGGCGAGCAGGCGCGGCAGGGTATCGAGCCGCACCCAGGGGTCGCCCTGGTACAGCACCCGGTCTTCAAAACGGGTCATGCCGGGTTCGGGGAGTCCTGGCCGGGAACCAGCAGCCGCGACATGAGTTCGCGCAGTTCGGGCTCCAGCGGTTGGGGCCGCAGACCGCCCTCGCCCACGCGCACCTGCACCGTGCGCGAGTAGGCGCAGGGCTGGCCGTCGGCGACCATGCGGCACACCGTGGTCCACGACGTGTTGCCCAGGCGCTCGATCAGGGCCTCGACCCACACGTCCTGCCCCCAGCGGACCTCACGGCGGTAGTCGATTTCCTGGTGGGCGATCACCGAGCGGTCGAGGTGCGGCGGGATGCCCAGATCTTCCCAGACCAGCACGCGGGCGGTTTCGAAGTACTGCACGTACACGGCGTTGTTCAGGTGCCCCATGGTGTCGAGGTCGGCGTAGCGCATCTGGATGCGGTGGCGCAGCGCGCGGCTCCAGTCGAGGGCTTCGTACACCTCTTCGGGACGGGGACGAGAAGAAGCAGTCATGCCGGGTAGTGTAGGCGCCCGCCGCACGCCGGGAGTGACCCTGGTTCAGTCCTCTGAGAGTGACTGCCGGGGTGACTCCTGGCGTGCTTGCTGGGATGACGGTGACTGTGTGGGCCACGGCGAGTCTGGAGCGCCCGCCGGGAGCAGCGCGGCGGCCTCGGCGGGCGGCAGCGGACGGGCCAGCCAGTAGCCCTGCGCCTCGTCGCAGCCCATGCCGCACAGCAGGTCGTACTGCTCGGCGGTCTCCACGCCCTCGGCCACCACCCGCATCTGGAGGTTGTGGGCGAGGCGCACCATGACTTCGATGAACTGCTGCGAGGCAGCGAACTGCTCGGACGCGGCGCTGAGGTCCTGCAAGAACTCGCGGTCGATCTTGAGCAGGCCGAAGGGCAGGCTCTTGAGCATGCTCAGGCTGCTGTAGCCGGTGCCGAAATCGTCCATGGCGACCTTGACCCCGAGGGCCTGCAACTCGCGCAGCGTCTGCTTGGCGAGGCGCGGGTCGCGGTGCACCATGCTCTCGGTGAGTTCAAGGACCAGGCTGTGCCCCGGCAGGCCGTGCTGCTCCAGGCAGGCGCGCACCCCGGCGACGAAATCCGACTGCTCGAACTGCAACGCCGAGACGTTGACGGCCATCGTCAGGCCGCGCTCGGGCAACTGCCACGCCCGCGCCTGCCGGCAGGCCTCATCCAGTACCCAGCGCCCGAGTTCGAGAATCAGGCGGCTTTCCTCGGCGAGCGCGATAAAGCGGTCAGGGGGAATCATGCCGCGCTTGGGGTGCGGCCAGCGCACCAGGGCTTCGAACCCGCTCAGACGCTGGCCTGGCAGCAGAAATATGCCCTGGTAGTGCAGCTGCAACTGACCGTGCCGCACGGCGTGGCGCAGGTCCTGGCTGAGCATCCGCCTTTCCTCCTCCTCGGCGCTCATGTCGCCAGCAAAGGCGACGGCCATGTTGCGGCCCTGGGCTTTGGCCTGAAACAGCGCCAGATCGGCGCGTTTCTGGAGCAGTTCGACGTCGCCGCCGTCCTGCGGGGCCACCACGTAGCCGAGCGACACCGTAGGCACGACCAGTTCGGTGCCGCATACGCAAGGTTCGCGCAACTGTTGCAGCAGCCGCTCGGCCACCAGCCGCAGGTCGCCGGGGGACGCCAGATCGCTGAGCAGCATCACGAATTCGTCGCCGCTCAGCCGGCCCACGAGGTCGCCGGGCCGCACCGCCTCGCACAGGCGGCGGGCAAGTTCGGTAATGAGCAGGTCGCCCACCGCGTACCCGAAGCGGTCGTTGATCGCCTTGAGGTGGTCGATATCGGCCACGATCAGCCCCAGCGAGCGCCCCGGTGCCAGGAGGTCCAGCGCCTGCCGGGCACGCGTGTAGAAAAACGAGCGGTTGGCGAGCCCGGTGAGCTGGTCGTGCGAGGCCTGGCGACTGAGTTCCACCCGCGTCTCGCGCAGCGCCGAGGCCGCCTGGGCGCGCTCGTTCCGGCGCTTGCGCTGCAACTCGGCCTCGCGCCGCAGCACCTCGTAGCGAATCTGCTCGGCCAGCAGGCCCGCGCGCTGCTCGGCCAGCCGCGCCCGGTGCTGTTGCTCGAGCTCCCGCTGCTCCCGCAGACACCGCAGGGCCTGCGCCGGGTCACCGAGTTGCTCATACAGCCGCGACTGGCTGCCCCGCACCCGCGCGAGCAGCGGGGGCGTGTTCGCCAGCTCCTCGGCGCGGCCCAACCCCTCGCGGGCCTGAGCCAGGTCGCCGCGCACCAGGGCTGCTTCGCCCAGCACCCACGCGGCGGCGCCCGGCACGGTGTGCTCGAGGGGAGCCGCGAGGGCCTGTGCCTGCTCGGCGTGTCGGGGAGCCGCGAGGGCCTGTGCCTGCTCGGCGTGTCGCCGGCTGGCGTCCAGCTCCCCCAGCGCCAATTGGGTCAGCGCCTGCTGCAACTGAACCTGGGCTTCGAGCTGCGGGAGGCCCACCTCCTGGCACACCGCGAGGGCCTGCGCGGCCAGTTCCTGACTTTCAGCGTACTCGCCGAGCTGATGCAGCGTCCGCGCCAGCCCTACCTGCACCGCAGCGGTGACCGGGCGGGCCGCAGGCAGCTGTGCCAAGCCCGCGCGGTAGAAGAGCAGCGCCTGCGGATACTCCTCGAGCCGCTCCAGCAGGTCGCCGACCCGCCCCAGCAGCCGCCCCTGTCCGGGCGTGTCCCCCAGGGCGTGCAGCAGGTACAGGCTCCGGCGCAGCAGCCACGCCGCCTGCTTCACGTCGCCCTGACGGCCCCGCACCACGCCGAGCACCTCGAGGCAGCGGGCCTCCAGCGAGCGCAGGCCCAGGTCGTGGGCAAGGCGGCGCCCGGTTTCGGCGTGGTTGGCGGCGGCGCCGTCCTCCCCGAGCAGCACGGCGCAGCGTGAGAGCAGTTGCAGCGCGGTGGCCTGGGCCGCCAGTTCGGACGGCCCCGGGCAGGAGTCTGGGGCAGGCGACGCTGGAGAGGGGACCGCGGCGCTCAGGCCCGGCCACAGCGCCAGCACTTCGGCGTAGACCTCGGCGGGACGGGCAAGAATCTGCGTTTCGAGCACCTCCAACCGGGCCACCCGCTCCGCTCTCGGCCAGTTTGGACTCCCTTGGGACGTGGACACGCTGTCATGTTAGGAGATGTGCTCACACGAAAAGGTCATTTTTTTCACGTCATGGGGGGTAGAAACACCCCCTCCTGTGGGGGAGGTCCGCGCTAGACTTGCCCTTATGACTGCGCCGCTCACCACCGCCGAGATTCGCGAGAGGTACCTGTATTTCTTCGAAACCAAGGGGCATCTGCGCCTGCCCTCGCACTCCACCATTGCCCCCGACCCCACCACGCTCTTTACGGTCGCTGGGATGCAGCCCTTCAAGGAAAACTTCATGGGCGCGCCCGCCGTGTTCGATGGCCAACCCAGCAAGCGCGTCACCACCGCGCAAAAGTGCGTGCGCGTGGGCGACATCGAGAACGTGGGCCGCACCCGCCGCCACCTCTCGCTGTTCGAGATGATGGGCAACTTCTCCTTCGGGGACTACTTCAAGCGCGACGCGATTCACTGGGCCTGGGAGTTCCTGACCGGCCCGGAGTGGATGGGCATGGACAAGGACAAGATGTACGTCACCGTCTACAAGGACGACGACGAGGCGTTCGGCTACTGGACGCAGGACATCGGTTTGCCCGCCGAGCACATTCACCGCTTCGACGCCGACGAGAACTTCTGGCCCGCCAACGCGCCGCTCGAAGGCCCCAACGGGCCGTGTGGCCCCTGCTCGGAGATTTACTACGACCGTGGCGAGAACTACGGCGACGACACCTGGGGCGACTACTACCAGACCCGCGAGAGCGCCCGCTTTCTGGAGGTCTGGAACCTGGTGTTCCCGCAGTACGACCGCCAGGACTTGGACGCCAGCGGTCAGCCCGTGCTCAAGGACTTGCCTTTCAAGAACATCGACACCGGGATGGGCCTGGAGCGCGTCGCCAGCGTGGTGCAGGACGTGCCCGACTTCTATTCCAACGACGTGTTTAAGCCCATCGTCGAGCGGGTGGCCGAGCTGAGCGGCAAGCCTTACGAGGGCGAAACGAGCGTCTCGCACCGCGTGGTCGCCGAACACATCCGCTCGGTGAGCATGATCGTGGCCGACGGCACCGCCTTTTCCAACACGGGCCGGGGCTATACCGCCCGCAAAATCATGCGCCGCGCCATTCGTCACGGGTACATGCTGGGCCTGCGCGAGCCGCAGCTCTACCGGTTGGTCGAACTGGTGGTGGACAGCATGGGCGGCGCTTACCCCGAGTTGCAGCACAACCAGAGCCGGGTCGAAGCGAGCGTGAGGGCGGAAGAAGAGCAGTTCCTCAAGACGCTCGAAGGCGGCATCAAGCGCCTGGGCGGGCTGCTGAGCGGCATGGAAAAGGGCAGCACGCTGGTGGGCAAAGACGCCTTCGAGCTGTACGACACCTACGGCTTCCCGGTGGACCTGACCAAGGAAATCGCCGAGGAATACGGCGTGAGCGTGGACGAGGCCGGCTACGCCGAGAGCCTGGAACACGCGCAGGAAATCGCCCGCGCGGGCAGCAAGTACGGCAAGTCCGAACTGTTCGGCGGCCATCAGGAAGCGCTCGACGGCCTGCCCGCCACGCAGTTTGTCGGCTACGACCAGACCTCCGGGGACGGTCAGGTGCTGGCGCTGCTGAGCGGCGGCGAACGCCTGAGCCACCTGCCGGCGGGCAGCGAGGCCACCGTCGTTCTCTCGCAGACGCCCTTTTACGGCGAAGGCGGCGGCGAGGTGGGCGACACCGGGCGGCTGGAGTGGGACGGCGGGGCCGGTATCGTGCGCGACACCCAGAAGACTAAGCAGGGCGTGTTCCTGCACGACGTGCTGGTGGAGCAGGGTGAGCTGAAAGAAGGCACCCGCGTGCGCGGCGTAGTCAGCCCCGAGCGGGCGGCCATTCAGCGCCACCACACCGCCACCCACCTGCTGCATGCGGCACTCCGGGCGGTGCTGGGGGGCGGCGTGCAGCAAAAAGGCTCGCGGGTGGCTGCTGACCAACTCCGCTTCGACTTCTCGCACGGGGCCGCCATGAGCGCCGAGGAAATCGCCCAGGTCGAAACGCTGGTCAGCCGCTGGGTGAGTGCCAACTTCCCGGTGTCGTGGCGCGAAATGCCGATTGCCGAGGCGAAAGCTGCCGGTGCCACCGCGCTGTTCGGTGAGAAGTACGGCGACGTGGTGCGCGTGGTGCGGGTGGAAGGCGACGTGGACTTTGGCGGCCACGCGGTCTCCAGCATGGAGCTGTGCGGCGGGGCGCACGTCTCGCGTACCGGCGACATCGGCGCCTTCGTGATTGTCTCCGACGAGAACGTGGCGGCGGGCGTGCGGCGTATCGAAGCGCTGGCGGGCGAGCAGGCTACGGCGTGGCTGCGCGGGCGCCTGAACGCCTCGGCCAAGGCGGCGGCGCTGCTCAATACCTCGCCCGAGGGCCTGGAAGAGCGTGTCAGCGGCCTGCAGGGGCAACTCAAGGCCGCCGAGAAGGAAACGGCCCAGGCGCGCCGCCAACTCGCCGAAGCGCAGATGGGCGGGGGTGGCAGCGCGGCCCAGACCCGCGAATTGGGCGGCTTCAAGGTCGCCAGCCTGAAGCTCT from Deinococcus radiodurans R1 = ATCC 13939 = DSM 20539 includes these protein-coding regions:
- the cutA gene encoding divalent-cation tolerance protein CutA, whose protein sequence is MSLVVLVTLPPERAQELARTLVTERLAGCVNILPGIQSIYRWDGEVAEDPESLLLIKTVGEQYPALEARIKSLHPYEVPEIVALPFDRASPEFQSWLRDSVG
- a CDS encoding cell division protein FtsB; its protein translation is MDASPSPAPSAHRTWRETWRLRSRQLRRLPLTMMITCLLLLLGSVQAAFQIGNNVYRSWTWTQETEQVRGRVAALQSDLHMLKDAEAAAQDPAYLQILARCQGFVRVGETVVVASGAPSTPPETCDSRRLP
- a CDS encoding ROK family protein; amino-acid sequence: MTRPVSGGAAPLSIGVDVGGTKIACGVLRGEELIERQVQPTPETGWEAVLDAVAAQVRALQAAHPGAQSIGVGVPGPLNAERTRVKFAPNIYGFTDVPLIDGLRERLHLTAAQTLVLENDAKAAALAEAHLGAARGSESSIYVTVSTGIGAGLVLHGRLWRGRHGVAGELGHVTVQPGGPVSGAGLDGALEAVASGTAIARDASYALNREVSTAEAFALAEQGHPAARRVVTQAMRHIGIALADLQKVIDPEVFVIGGGVSAVGDYFFQGVQQAADEYAGGFAPVTIRRAQLGQSAGVVGAALSALHG
- a CDS encoding acyl-CoA thioesterase, with the translated sequence MTASSRPRPEEVYEALDWSRALRHRIQMRYADLDTMGHLNNAVYVQYFETARVLVWEDLGIPPHLDRSVIAHQEIDYRREVRWGQDVWVEALIERLGNTSWTTVCRMVADGQPCAYSRTVQVRVGEGGLRPQPLEPELRELMSRLLVPGQDSPNPA
- a CDS encoding bifunctional diguanylate cyclase/phosphodiesterase; protein product: MSTSQGSPNWPRAERVARLEVLETQILARPAEVYAEVLALWPGLSAAVPSPASPAPDSCPGPSELAAQATALQLLSRCAVLLGEDGAAANHAETGRRLAHDLGLRSLEARCLEVLGVVRGRQGDVKQAAWLLRRSLYLLHALGDTPGQGRLLGRVGDLLERLEEYPQALLFYRAGLAQLPAARPVTAAVQVGLARTLHQLGEYAESQELAAQALAVCQEVGLPQLEAQVQLQQALTQLALGELDASRRHAEQAQALAAPRHAEQAQALAAPLEHTVPGAAAWVLGEAALVRGDLAQAREGLGRAEELANTPPLLARVRGSQSRLYEQLGDPAQALRCLREQRELEQQHRARLAEQRAGLLAEQIRYEVLRREAELQRKRRNERAQAASALRETRVELSRQASHDQLTGLANRSFFYTRARQALDLLAPGRSLGLIVADIDHLKAINDRFGYAVGDLLITELARRLCEAVRPGDLVGRLSGDEFVMLLSDLASPGDLRLVAERLLQQLREPCVCGTELVVPTVSLGYVVAPQDGGDVELLQKRADLALFQAKAQGRNMAVAFAGDMSAEEEERRMLSQDLRHAVRHGQLQLHYQGIFLLPGQRLSGFEALVRWPHPKRGMIPPDRFIALAEESRLILELGRWVLDEACRQARAWQLPERGLTMAVNVSALQFEQSDFVAGVRACLEQHGLPGHSLVLELTESMVHRDPRLAKQTLRELQALGVKVAMDDFGTGYSSLSMLKSLPFGLLKIDREFLQDLSAASEQFAASQQFIEVMVRLAHNLQMRVVAEGVETAEQYDLLCGMGCDEAQGYWLARPLPPAEAAALLPAGAPDSPWPTQSPSSQQARQESPRQSLSED
- the alaS gene encoding alanine--tRNA ligase, coding for MTAPLTTAEIRERYLYFFETKGHLRLPSHSTIAPDPTTLFTVAGMQPFKENFMGAPAVFDGQPSKRVTTAQKCVRVGDIENVGRTRRHLSLFEMMGNFSFGDYFKRDAIHWAWEFLTGPEWMGMDKDKMYVTVYKDDDEAFGYWTQDIGLPAEHIHRFDADENFWPANAPLEGPNGPCGPCSEIYYDRGENYGDDTWGDYYQTRESARFLEVWNLVFPQYDRQDLDASGQPVLKDLPFKNIDTGMGLERVASVVQDVPDFYSNDVFKPIVERVAELSGKPYEGETSVSHRVVAEHIRSVSMIVADGTAFSNTGRGYTARKIMRRAIRHGYMLGLREPQLYRLVELVVDSMGGAYPELQHNQSRVEASVRAEEEQFLKTLEGGIKRLGGLLSGMEKGSTLVGKDAFELYDTYGFPVDLTKEIAEEYGVSVDEAGYAESLEHAQEIARAGSKYGKSELFGGHQEALDGLPATQFVGYDQTSGDGQVLALLSGGERLSHLPAGSEATVVLSQTPFYGEGGGEVGDTGRLEWDGGAGIVRDTQKTKQGVFLHDVLVEQGELKEGTRVRGVVSPERAAIQRHHTATHLLHAALRAVLGGGVQQKGSRVAADQLRFDFSHGAAMSAEEIAQVETLVSRWVSANFPVSWREMPIAEAKAAGATALFGEKYGDVVRVVRVEGDVDFGGHAVSSMELCGGAHVSRTGDIGAFVIVSDENVAAGVRRIEALAGEQATAWLRGRLNASAKAAALLNTSPEGLEERVSGLQGQLKAAEKETAQARRQLAEAQMGGGGSAAQTRELGGFKVASLKLSGIEGNELRGAADKLLDQSGADLVVIASDKGLVVKATKDAVAKGAHAGQLVSKLAAAGGGKGGGRPDMAQAGITDAAGALGALDTAF